Proteins encoded together in one Neisseria lactamica window:
- a CDS encoding ATP-binding protein, which yields MSNLKTLSDSLQNAVTSADAQFPDLSRISTEAGLPADRMGYRFYRVKEITEGKAEQYRMAMANVLSNLANKENAIVYILSGKPEGIDLFIGVAGKRGNDVADDAKMLKQSFEGNFLGAVLENVKDDGGFPALFAKAGNVGIVTGVPSFNEENNLVEGEDFQSIERLVNTMGSSTWQMVVVAEPGSESAVYKTLSDIYDLSTRLSAKTKYSLQQSENEGSSRGITKGTSEGVTHGENKGESRSETKGVSESKGTSSGTSSSSSNSGISDTKGTNSSIQTGTNSGTSTSTNKGISESTSDTRNQGTSFSLTRENVNKHYEQIQSHLNDTQIERFRLGLSKGMFRAAVYLCSEDSDTYERLSRSVLAIFQGSKAAFTPLRVHRLETLKHPAFEDILQIRRFSDGKYLQEQADSTTVHSIPKQDGGTLACATWLNTRELALLTGLPCIELPGIKLRKSVSFAVNTVDGGKDTPTVKLGKVKQEGRILESKPVEIPTDALNKHVFVTGVTGAGKTTTCMKLLLETGFPFTVIEPAKTEYRALNRQVEGVQYYSLGREDLTTFRLNPFELVSKHQNLTGHISMLKATMAAVFPMEASMPFIIETAIIRSYQLKGWDIANNTNYLVDDPWNTEESVWPTFSEMIAELDNVIKAAGMGKEFEEKYRGSLVSRLESLTKGIRGTMINTPRSLDFDKLLDQKVVIELDELKDEEDKAFFMGLIIGRLAECMKQRHRTDNRFRHITLVEEAHRLLSKPEPGADGSKKLGVEMFANLLAEVRKYGECLVIADQIPNKLVSDVLKNTNTKIIHRLFAADDRSSIGDTMSLNDEQKDFLPLLAPGETVIYSGGWHAPVRAQIDQLVNTVAEEIEEGEIQKIGQEQLWLQSERLFPSVRRLNLLHTPEAFARAVSYARRLANMLVSVAQLADGNNGRFYEPGKTMAQKIAGRLAVQIAQMRQETALDRQTTAQLIAAVMKDAQPTGILNGQKNFAQLQTALDTLIGILETDAGSLTDRIAPDSKLRNAVTKTLGKCSLI from the coding sequence GGTCAAAGAAATCACCGAAGGGAAGGCCGAACAATACCGCATGGCGATGGCAAACGTATTGTCCAACCTTGCCAACAAAGAAAACGCCATCGTCTATATCCTTTCCGGCAAACCCGAAGGCATAGACCTCTTTATCGGCGTGGCGGGAAAACGCGGCAACGATGTTGCCGACGATGCCAAAATGCTGAAACAGTCTTTTGAAGGCAACTTTTTAGGTGCGGTATTAGAAAACGTCAAAGACGACGGCGGCTTCCCCGCGCTGTTTGCCAAAGCAGGCAACGTCGGCATCGTAACCGGCGTACCGTCCTTCAATGAAGAAAACAACCTCGTTGAGGGCGAAGACTTTCAAAGCATTGAACGCCTGGTCAACACCATGGGCAGCAGCACATGGCAGATGGTTGTCGTTGCCGAACCGGGCAGCGAATCCGCCGTTTACAAAACCCTGTCCGACATCTACGACCTCTCCACCCGCCTGTCCGCAAAAACCAAATACTCGCTGCAACAATCGGAAAACGAAGGCAGCAGCAGGGGCATTACCAAAGGGACATCCGAAGGCGTAACCCATGGAGAAAACAAAGGGGAAAGCCGAAGCGAAACCAAGGGGGTTTCCGAGAGTAAGGGGACAAGCTCAGGCACATCAAGCAGCAGTTCCAACAGCGGAATAAGCGACACCAAAGGAACAAACTCAAGCATACAGACAGGCACAAACAGCGGCACCTCCACCTCCACCAACAAAGGCATCAGCGAGTCCACCAGCGACACCCGCAACCAAGGCACATCGTTCTCGCTGACCCGCGAAAACGTCAACAAACATTACGAGCAGATTCAAAGCCACCTGAACGACACCCAGATCGAACGCTTCCGTTTGGGCTTGAGCAAAGGCATGTTCCGCGCCGCCGTTTACCTCTGCTCCGAAGACAGCGACACCTACGAACGGCTGTCCCGCAGCGTACTGGCGATTTTCCAAGGCTCGAAAGCCGCCTTTACCCCCTTGCGCGTCCACAGGCTGGAAACCCTGAAACACCCCGCTTTTGAAGACATTTTGCAGATCCGCCGGTTTTCAGACGGCAAATACCTCCAAGAACAGGCAGACAGCACCACCGTACACAGCATACCCAAACAGGACGGCGGCACGCTTGCCTGCGCCACATGGCTCAACACCCGTGAGCTGGCGCTGCTGACCGGCCTGCCCTGTATCGAGCTGCCCGGCATCAAGCTGCGCAAAAGCGTGTCGTTTGCCGTCAATACCGTAGACGGCGGCAAAGACACCCCGACCGTCAAACTCGGCAAGGTCAAACAAGAAGGCAGGATACTCGAAAGCAAACCCGTCGAAATCCCGACCGACGCATTAAACAAACACGTCTTCGTAACCGGCGTAACCGGTGCAGGCAAAACCACCACCTGCATGAAGCTGCTTTTGGAAACAGGCTTCCCCTTTACCGTCATCGAACCGGCGAAAACCGAATACCGCGCCCTCAACCGGCAAGTAGAAGGCGTGCAGTATTACAGCCTCGGACGGGAAGACCTGACCACATTCCGCCTCAATCCTTTCGAGCTGGTATCCAAACACCAAAACCTGACCGGACACATCAGCATGCTCAAAGCCACGATGGCCGCAGTATTCCCTATGGAGGCCTCCATGCCCTTCATCATAGAAACCGCGATTATCCGGTCGTATCAGCTCAAAGGCTGGGACATTGCCAACAACACCAACTACCTGGTTGACGATCCTTGGAACACCGAAGAAAGCGTCTGGCCGACCTTCAGCGAAATGATTGCCGAACTCGACAACGTCATCAAAGCCGCCGGCATGGGCAAAGAATTTGAAGAAAAATACAGAGGCTCGCTGGTTTCCCGCCTTGAAAGCCTGACCAAGGGCATACGCGGCACCATGATCAACACGCCCCGCTCCCTCGATTTCGACAAGCTGCTCGACCAGAAAGTCGTCATCGAATTGGACGAACTCAAAGACGAAGAAGACAAAGCCTTCTTCATGGGGCTGATTATCGGACGTTTGGCGGAATGCATGAAACAGCGCCACCGTACCGACAACCGCTTCAGGCACATTACCCTCGTCGAAGAAGCGCACCGCCTCCTCTCCAAGCCCGAACCCGGCGCGGACGGCTCCAAAAAACTCGGTGTAGAAATGTTTGCCAACCTTTTGGCAGAAGTCCGCAAATACGGCGAATGCCTGGTGATAGCCGACCAGATTCCCAACAAGCTGGTATCAGACGTATTGAAAAACACCAATACCAAGATTATCCACCGCCTTTTTGCCGCCGACGACCGCAGCAGCATCGGCGACACCATGAGTCTGAATGACGAACAGAAAGATTTCCTGCCCCTGCTCGCACCCGGCGAAACCGTCATTTACAGCGGCGGATGGCATGCCCCCGTACGCGCGCAAATCGACCAGCTCGTCAACACCGTTGCCGAAGAGATTGAAGAAGGCGAAATCCAAAAAATCGGACAGGAGCAGCTTTGGCTCCAATCCGAACGCCTCTTTCCGTCCGTCCGCCGCCTGAACCTGCTGCACACGCCAGAAGCCTTTGCACGCGCCGTGTCATATGCCCGTCGGCTTGCCAATATGCTGGTATCTGTCGCACAGCTTGCAGACGGCAACAACGGCCGGTTCTACGAACCCGGCAAAACGATGGCGCAAAAAATCGCCGGCCGCCTTGCCGTACAGATTGCGCAGATGCGGCAGGAAACGGCTTTGGATCGGCAAACGACGGCACAGCTTATCGCCGCCGTCATGAAAGACGCGCAGCCGACCGGCATTTTGAACGGGCAAAAAAACTTTGCCCAACTGCAAACCGCGCTGGATACCCTCATCGGCATACTTGAAACCGATGCCGGCAGCTTGACCGACCGCATCGCACCGGACAGCAAGTTGCGCAACGCCGTAACAAAAACTTTGGGCAAATGCAGCCTGATTTAA